ACCGGCCGCTTGCGCAAGGAGATCTGCACCGAGCGCATCAGCTTGTCGCGATCGAACGGCACGCGACGGCCGTTGCGCTTGATCACGGTGAGCTCGCGCAGCTGCACACGCTCGAACGTGGTGAAGCGGAAATTGCAGGCGACGCAGATGCGCCGCCTGCGGATCACTGACGAGTCCTCGGTCGGACGCGAGTCCTTAACCTGCGTATCGAGACTATTGCAGTTGGGACAGCGCATCCGCTTGTTATCCAGCCTTACTGGTAGATCGGGAAGCGATCGGTGAGCGCCTTGACCCGTTCCTTGATCGCTGCTTCCGCCAGCGGCGCCTTGCCGTCGGAGGACTGCGCGATCGCATTCAGGACTTCGGCGATCATGCCGCCAACCTGCTTGAATTCGGTGACGCCAAAGCCACGGGTCGTCGCCGCCGGCGTGCCGAGGCGCAGGCCCGAGGTGACGAAGGGCGTCTCGGGGTCGAAGGGAATGCCGTTCTTGTTGCAGGTGATAGCCGCACGAACCAGCGCCTTCTCCGAGACGTTGCCCTTCAGACCCTTCGGCCGCAGGTCGACAAGCATAAGATGGTTGTCGGTGCCGCCGGAGACGATATTGAGCCCGTGGCCGCTCAGCGTCTCGGCGAGCGCCTTGGCGTTCTCGACGATGTTCTTGGCGTAAACTTTGAAGTCGGGCCGCAACGCCTCGCCGAAGGCGACGGCCTTCGCCGCGATCACGTGCATCAGCGGTCCGCCCTGGAGGCCAGGGAAGATCGCGGAGTTGAGCTTCTTGGTCAGCGTCTCGTCATTCCACAGCATCAGGCCGCCGCGCGGACCGCGCAGCGACTTGTGCGTCGTGGTGGTGGTGACGTGCGCATAGGGCACCGGCGAGGCATGCACGCCGCCGGCGACGAGGCCGGCGAAGTGCGCCATGTCGACCAGCAGGTAGGCGCCGACGCTGTCGGCGATCTCGCGGAAGCGCTTGAAGTCCCAGGCGCGCGAGTAGGCGGAGCCGCCGGCGATAATCAGCTTCGGCTTGATCTGTTCGGCCTGTTTGGCCACCGCGTCCATGTCGATGATCTGGTCCTCGCGCCGCACAGTGTAGTGCGCGGCCTTGAACCATTTGCCGCTCATGTTGACGGGCGAGCCGTGGGTGAGATGACCGCCGGCGGCGAGGTCGAGGCCCATGAAGGTGTCGCCGGGCTGCATCAGCGCCAGGAACACGGCCTGGTTCATCTGGCTGCCGGAGTTCGGCTGCACGTTGGCAAAGTTGGCGCCGAACAGCCGCTTGGCGCGATCGATCGCGAGGTTCTCGGCGACGTCAACCCATTCGCAACCGCCGTAGTACCGCGCGCCGGGATAACCTTCCGCATATTTGTTGGTCA
This genomic interval from Bradyrhizobium sp. CB82 contains the following:
- the glyA gene encoding serine hydroxymethyltransferase, which encodes MTSAKTASAPDSFFTASLDQVDPEIAAAIKGELGRQRHEIELIASENIVSRAVLEAQGSVMTNKYAEGYPGARYYGGCEWVDVAENLAIDRAKRLFGANFANVQPNSGSQMNQAVFLALMQPGDTFMGLDLAAGGHLTHGSPVNMSGKWFKAAHYTVRREDQIIDMDAVAKQAEQIKPKLIIAGGSAYSRAWDFKRFREIADSVGAYLLVDMAHFAGLVAGGVHASPVPYAHVTTTTTHKSLRGPRGGLMLWNDETLTKKLNSAIFPGLQGGPLMHVIAAKAVAFGEALRPDFKVYAKNIVENAKALAETLSGHGLNIVSGGTDNHLMLVDLRPKGLKGNVSEKALVRAAITCNKNGIPFDPETPFVTSGLRLGTPAATTRGFGVTEFKQVGGMIAEVLNAIAQSSDGKAPLAEAAIKERVKALTDRFPIYQ